A DNA window from Zingiber officinale cultivar Zhangliang chromosome 3A, Zo_v1.1, whole genome shotgun sequence contains the following coding sequences:
- the LOC122050214 gene encoding ribonuclease 3-like protein 2 produces the protein MEAITHGSYANHPSYQRIEFVGDTVLGLAVSHYLYKRYPDIGSDDQTTLRRTNVSNEKLSRVAVRLGLYRFPRRNSPSLDQAVSDFTDLVTREEEEDDGNSSEPFSQVNDFTDLVTREEEEDGGRISYCDSIVEACTILADMVGSIALAFYWDSDLKLVGKVN, from the exons ATGGAGGCGATTACCCATGGTTCCTACGCCAACCATCCATCCTACCAGCGCATCGAGTTCGTCGGCGACACTGTCCTCGGCCTTGCGGTTTCTCACTACCTGTACAAAAGGTACCCAGACATCGGCTCCGACGACCAAACCACCCTCCGCCGCACCAACGTTTCAAATGAGAAGCTCTCTCGCGTGGCCGTCCGCCTCGGTCTCTACCGTTTCCCCCGCCGCAACTCCCCTAGCCTTGATCAAGCG GTGAGTGATTTCACGGATCTAGTGacgagggaggaggaagaagacgaTGGAAACTCATCTGAACCTTTCAGTCAGGTGAACGATTTCACGGATCTAGTgacgagagaggaggaagaagacggTGGAAGGATTTCCTACTGCGATAGCATTGTAGAAGCCTGCACAATATTGGCTGATATGGTCGGGTCCATCGCACTAGCATTCTATTGGGATTCCGACCTCAAATTAGTGGGGAAGGTAAACTAG